From Lonchura striata isolate bLonStr1 chromosome 3, bLonStr1.mat, whole genome shotgun sequence, one genomic window encodes:
- the IL22RA2 gene encoding interleukin-22 receptor subunit alpha-2: MPKRKRALLVLENQDLQDSIKPQKVEFHSLNFNTTLHWQPGWAREARDALYFVQYKVYGQSTWQNKDECWGISSRVCDLTHETSDIQEPYYSRVRAALAGVYSNWSLSCRFTPWRETMIGPPLVTVLHSNKSITVKLQAPRSPYRRKRGSKIPMTSYYDLLFQVFIINNLLDEQNRVLVYEGKDKVIKIEDLRPGVSYCIVAKMYMPMLDHSSAYSSRQCTVLQ, translated from the exons ATGCCCAAGAGGAAGAGAG CGCTTTTAGTTTTGGAAAACCAAGACCTGCAAGATTCGATTAAGCCACAGAAGGTAGAGTTCCATTCGTTAAATTTCAACACCACTTTGCATTGGCAGCCTGGGTGGGCCAGAGAGGCGAGAGATGCGCTCTACTTTGTGCAGTACAAAGT GTATGGGCAGAGTACGTGGCAAAACAAAGATGAGTGCTGGGGGATTTCAAGCCGTGTCTGTGACCTAACACATGAGACCTCTGACATCCAGGAGCCTTACTACAGCagagtgagagcagccctggctggtgTCTACTCCAACTGGAGCCTCAGctgcagattcactccttggaGAGAAA cTATGATAGGACCTCCACTGGTAACTGTGCTTCATAGCAACAAATCCATAACAGTAAAGCTCCAGGCTCCACGTTCTCCTTATAGAAGGAAGAGAGGCAGCAAAATACCAATGACAAGTTATTATGATTTGCTGTTTCAAGTCTTCATAATTAACAACTTGCTAGATGAG CAAAACAGGGTCCTGGTGTATGAAGGGAAAGACAAGGTTATTAAAATAGAAGATTTGAGACCTGGAGTCAGCTACTGCATCGTGGCTAAAATGTACATGCCAATGCTGGACCACAGCAGTGCCtacagcagcaggcagtgtaCTGTGCTGCAGTGA